A portion of the Lolium rigidum isolate FL_2022 chromosome 1, APGP_CSIRO_Lrig_0.1, whole genome shotgun sequence genome contains these proteins:
- the LOC124691081 gene encoding 60S ribosomal protein L10a-like, whose translation MSKLSSDAVKEAIALIVGEAREKKRKFTETVELQIGLKNYDPQKDKRFSGSVKLPHIPRPKMRVCMLGDASHVDQAEKLGLDSMDVESLKKMNKNKKLVKKLAKKYHAFLASEAIIKQIPRLLGPGLNKAGKFPTLVSHSESLEAKVNETKATVKFQLKKVLCMGVAVGNLSMDEKQIQQNLQMSVNFLVSLLKKNWQNVRCLYVKSTMGKRQRVF comes from the exons ATGAG TAAGCTTTCAAGTGATGCGGTCAAGGAGGCCATTGCCCTGATTGTTGGGGAGGCCAGGGAGAAGAAGCGCAAGTTCACTGAGACTGTTGAGCTTCAGATCGGTCTCAAGAACTATGACCCGCAAAAGGACAAGCGTTTCAGCGGCTCTGTGAAGCTGCCCCACATCCCCCGCCCTAAGATGAGGGTGTGCATGCTTGGTGATGCCTCGCATGTCGACCAG GCTGAGAAATTGGGCCTTGACTCCATGGATGTTGAAAGTCTCAAAAAGATGAACAAGAACAAGAAGCTTGTTAAGAAGCTAGCCAAGAAGTACCATGCTTTCTTAGCATCTGAGGCCATCATCAAGCAGATCCCCCGTCTCCTCGGTCCTGGTCTCAACAAGGCAG GCAAGTTCCCCACACTCGTTAGTCACTCTGAGTCTCTTGAGGCCAAGGTCAACGAGACAAAAGCTACAGTCAAGTTCCAGCTGAAGAAGGTTCTTTGCATGGGTGTTGCTGTGGGTAACTTGTCGATGGACGAGAAGCAGATCCAACAGAACCTCCAAATGAGCGTCAACTTCCTTGTGTCCCTTCTGAAGAAGAACTGGCAGAAT GTGAGGTGCCTGTACGTGAAGAGCACCATGGGGAAGCGCCAGCGGGTGTTCTAA